The genomic segment tatgtatgttatcaGTACCAGGAGCTTTCCAGTTATGTGTGCGTTTGATAATCTGAGTGAACGTTTCTATTGGTATgtctttaaaattcatttgctCTATATGCGTATTATCTCCGATGTTCTGAAGCCAGTTGGCGTTTGCATTATGTTGGACTGGATTTGACCAAATAACCGCCCAAAATTCGTGAAGTTTTTGTGGCGTGGTGTATTCAGTATTTTGAGTTAAAGTGTTATGATTATGTGTTCCTAAATTTCtgtaaaatattcattcattatttgtaaatgtcaaattttgttgttttctatGTGTACATGTAAGTATCGTTTAAGCCTTTTAGATGCggcatttaatttttgttttaatgtgtcCAGAAAATGTTCTAATTCAATATTTGGTTCCTCGTATTGACTGTGGGTTTTATTCTTTACTTTAATATCGTCTACGGTTTTGATTACTCTCTGGTTTCTATTACCTGCAATATATTGGGTTAATCTTCCGATTTCTAGTCTATACTTTTCAATTCTTTTTTCAATTGTTCTCTGCCATGTCGGTtttttaaggtatttattttgtactgtaTCATTGCTTACTCTAAAAATTGTGCCATTACAGACAGTTGCTGTATAAGCTGCTGAGTAAATTGGtgcatgtaaatatttaaaatctacgttgttatttaaatgtttcgggCGGATTTCATTATTCaatgttcgtgtaatattagcAAATTTACGAGTAGTTTTTTGTTTTGGAATATATGGTCTTTCTTCTGGCTGCATATCTTTAAACCTATTTATTGCGTTATTAAACTCTATTTCGATAAAGCTGGGTgctaatttactattttttaacaaaatactatcattttcattttcagtCAAAGATATAACGTTACCTAAAGTGGTTTCGGGCTGGCTGTGATTTGAGTCTGTTGAAGCTATATTTGATTCTACGGGTATGTTGTGTTCAGATTGATTTATTGcattttgtagttttttgtttatttctattttaatttcttctatCTTATCCCTATTTACCaagttattgaaaatataactcTTCGCTGATCTGCAATTCTTTGTTCTGAAAGATGTGAAAGGTGTGGATGTTTGTCTACAACGAGCTCAAATATCTTTTTCCGATAAgctgttttatttgtttctagGTTTGTTGATTCAAAATAACATCGAACTATATCTTCATTGATTACATTGGACCATTTCATTCGTTTATTATTTGAGTTTATCTGTGAGGCTAGGTGTTCGGACTGGGAAGATTGTCTGGGTGGAAAATCTACTATTTCTCCCTCTGTCTGTATTTTATCTGCCACTTCATTTCTTATCTCATCTAAAACGTTCTGTGGTAGTAATTTGCGCCTGAGAATAGTACGTCGTTGATCTCCTACACGTTGTCGCGATACTTGCATATTGGGGAATTTCTGATTAAACTGCTCGTGCAatagttgtaaataattattcatttgtgTTGTTTCGCATttagtaattagtaaatatGTGTGCCATATAAAGCGGTTCATATCCTGAGACCATTTATTTCGCACACGAGAAGTACCAGCACTGGGCGCAGCATTGATGGCACATGCCTCCTGCGCAACAGCTGTTGGCATTTAAATATGGGTTAAATATCGTGATGGTGGTGAAGACCTGGGTGACTCGAGAAAAGTTGCAGTTGAAGAAGGTGATGGAAAGTTTGAAGAAAGTGAATGATTTGAAAGAGAAGTAGTTGAAGGTGAGGGTGATTGGTCGACTGTAACATATTCTACGAGGGGAACCCACCTGTTCAGTCCAACATCGCCAACGGATCGCATGCTGTGACATCCAGCGTCGGCTCCAGATGCGCCCCGGCGACCCCCGGGTAGCGACCGTaaactatatcttttattaCTGCGTTCCATGTTAATCTCCAATGACAAGATTGGGTTGAGTTTGGGATCGTTAGTTTGGGTAGGTGTTTGCCGAGATGTATATGGCTATGTGAAAATGTGTATTGGTCAAGATGATAGGACCACAAGAACCAGTACCAGCTACCCGTAAGCCCCCCCACCACGGCAAGGTGATCCCCGggggggttattattattattattatccaaaataattaactagtaacaatatcaaataagtaaaaaagtaacGTATTGCGCGTATATTTTTAGGTAGTTTGTTCACATAAATAgcattataagttattattagttattattttataaatatctattgtACGTCCCTAACGATAAATTAGTTAtgatttatgtgtttttattccAAAGCAATTGGAAGCGTTGCGAGAAAAATTGGGCATGGAATCCCAGCAGTTGGGTAGAACTGCTCATTTACACGATCAAGCAACTACCCGTGTGCGGATCCTCGAAGACGAACGGAATATGCTAGAAACGAAAGTTCACAAATTAGAATCAGAATTAAACGCAATGGAAGCTTCCAGAGATAATCTTCGAAAGGATAAAGCAAACGTCAgtatattaagttaattaaattaattgaaaaaatatattctctttactggtggtagggctttgtgtactggtggtagggctttgtgcactggtggtagggctttgtgcactggtggtagggctttgtgcaagctcgtctgggtaggtaccacccactcatcagatattctaccgcaaaacagcaatacttgatattgttgtgttccggtttgaagggtgagtgagccagtgtaattacaggcacaagggacataaaatcttagttcccaaggttggtggcgcattggatatgtaagcgatggttgacatttcttacaatgccaatgtctaagagcgttggtgaccacttaccatcaggtggcccatatgctcgtccgccttcctattctataaaaaaaaaaaaaaaaaagtctttacAAACATTCTAAGAACTTATTTAATTGATAGATAGGAGTTATTTAAGGCGACAAATAAAcgtaattactttaaatgtaacaaaatatgtacacaatccttaatacttatataagacacgtgattatttaaatagttattgaaTACATGAACAACATGCATGATCGGCAACCGGAATTACTGGTAACAAATACcaaattaatcaaaaacattTGTAGGTACAGTGCTTAattcaaacaaataattttgatgTTTTGTATCATTATTTTCCTACAATTACTCTTAAGCAACAAACGCATTTCTCAAAGATGAATAACAATCACaacataagtataaataaatcatcattATGAACTTTTTCCCGATgcagttatttataatactgttaCAGTTCGTGGCATTCCTCGAGCGACTCAGTCGCACTCTTAATATGGATGAGTTGACCCAGGATATCGGCGTAGAACTACACACTGAATCCATTATATACCGAGCAGAGCAACTCGCACGGCTCGAGAGCGATAAAATTGTAGACAAGGTCAGTCACTACAGCATATCACGGGAAAGGAAAAATTAAGATCAGTTTACATTCCTTTcgtgctatataatatatttagatttataagcTGGACTTGACGCGGTTAAATGAGAAACGCAATTTTATATGTCTTCTGCGTTTTtgcaaatgaatatataaaatattattcatgatTGCCtacttattatacaatttttccgTAGTAACTAAAGAAtcgttttaagtttaaaaattctGAAATACTCGaaggaattattttttattattttttgtgttgtGTCGCTTTGTATTTTGCGTGTATTGATTTAACCACTACCATTTATCTTCGACGAGAAGGTTATAAATCAGTTAGTTTGGAATTCAATAGCCGCAAAGGCATATCGTATaagaattgtaatataaaatacgtttGTCAAGATAGAGCGATACAATGCTAGcggttaatttaataaatgtgtgTTTTATATAGCTGCTATATTATGGATACTATGGCACACTCCCGAGACTGCGAAGGGAACGATCCTTCCATGACTTACCTTATCTTAAAGAAGTAAGAATTGTAACATTCAGAATTGGCTTGGTATTATTAAACTAGGTTTAATCTTGCTCacctaaattataattttgcaaaTTTCTGTCATTAATTATACCTATCGATATGCGATTTTCTTCGCCACCGCAAATGATTAGATACTGCCGAAATATCCACCACGCCATTTAATTTTAACGAAAACACTTCATGACAGCCTATTAGTTGATTTTCCTAAAATTAAAGCAATCATCAAATTCACCTAAATGTAGatagatattaataaacaataagtaatttagaataaatgtgttactatgaaaattatttgaaatgaaatatgtttCATAACTAATGACGATTTTTTCAGACTGCCGTAGTGTATCAACTCCAGCGTCGAATACGAATATTAAGGGAACAGTTGCAAAGAAAGGATTTGCACTTAGATTTACTTCGACGTAAGCTTAGTGTGCAGgtaatttatgtacaatattagcAATGCAGTAaaccgtatatttttttataataatattaatatttataacagtaaACACTCTTTAAATACAatgattattacaaaatattattgttattgtattccATTTTTGAACGTCATATTTTGCCTTTGCTTATCTTTTTATAACATCTCTAGTCTTTCTTCATATAAATGTCTAGGCAACATGCGATAATTTGACCTTTATATTAAACGTTTACATACAAAGCTTAAATCAGAAAACTATTAACATAACTATATAGGTCTATAGCCGATATTATGCAGCTAAACTGGAATCACAGCGATTTCTTTGAAAGTTTCTTTAGATTCATCGGTACATATATACGGCACGACGTATAAATGATACCTATATGTAAAAAAAGTGTACTCATAATTGAGATATaacgtatataaaatttatttgattataaaacttataaaaaatattttgactaatatatattatataataattatatttcatattatatttaacacttaaatatacatacacacacatagtTGACTTCATTACGCACAGTTAAGAGCTTTCGAAAAAGCTAAGTTGATACTTTAGTCACTTGTAATACTTATTCTTATTGTCAACTCTGATAAGTTACTATTCTTGATATTTTTTCATCGAATAAGCTCAGTCTGCCCGTTAATGTTCACATCTCTGCCAGGCAATCTACAGTAAGAGTAAAGTAATTCTTATTGGAATTTCTTATCGTCttagtatatacataatacaggAAGAGAGTTCAAGAGTACGCGCAGTCCTGCAAGCCGAACGAGACGAAGCGGTGAGTCGCAGTAAAAAACTAGCGCGACAATGTGACAAGCTGGGCGTGCAGCTTAGCGATGCGCGCGCCCAAGTTCGCGATCTAAACGCACAGCTCGCCGACGCCGCAGAATACAAGgtacctataatattaaaaaacaaaaacattgtaagcctcaaaaactatattttttattatgagtcTTACTGTTACATTATAGTctacaaatgtgtgcgcaaacacaggttaaATACTTACAAGGAACTATTTGTACTAGTTTATAACGGCAATCCGATTTCGACCAAACCGCTTGATCTTTGTGTCAGtggaataggaaaacggataaacagCAACGTTACCTTTCGATTTGATTCACTATCAATTACCTCACTCCCATGATCCGAAAGGACAgcgatccgacacgatcggaaagataTCAAGCGCAAAGTCAATCGTAGcctacgtgctttccgaggcaagggaacGTAATATCGCAAACTTTCTGAGTACAGACCCTGGATTCGATTTTCGTACCTCATGTTTTGTAGCTGCACAAGCTGACACCAACGAGACAGTTAACTTAAATTTcctaatacatattaaaaaatattaggattttaaaagttttaatctgCGTAGTTTCAATTAAAGGGCTAAAGTAAACCAATAATActcaataaactattttttacagCACAGTTGAATGTACAAATAAtaagctaataatatataatacaaataccaTATACTTTCATTTACCTAacatcattttttataaaacaagacATAATATACTTCTTTGGTATTAAATCGCATAGCAGAGACCTGCTTCGGTATCGATTGTACTTATATTCACTGGAATAATTTGCTCGCAAGGTTAAAGTGATTTACTAGTTACAAAGGCGTTCTTATTCTTAGATATTCTTTCAATTCGCACGATTGTTCTTAGATCGTGTTTAGTTAAAGCTCGAtagctttttaattttaggaagaaggaaatatattaattaatccagaactatttattgttaattttcatCGAACCAATGACAATAACTTCTAAATAGGATGTTAGGAAGACATTACGTTTGATTAAAATACtccttatattatgtataactttttttttcttttatgatgAATACAAAACTTTCTGAAGCAAGTAAAATAGTTCCAAAAGgttaattataatctttaaacATCGTttgatgtttgttttatttaagtaattatagaatacttaaatacatatagtaaaaaaatcataattgttgttatttataaacgatattGTTTCTATTATGTAAATTTCACGGAAGTCTTTCGCATTAAAGGCCATggccatttttattaaaatattgattcatTACCTgcataatatacatgtatacatacatatctattcctacaataacaatatattcttATACGACCACGcacaatgtatataataatattattattgtaaaacgaaTTCCTGGTACACCAACGGAACAATGATTTAAAGACGCCGAAGAAACGTATCAATGTCTAAAAATGCCCTAATTAATcaatatgtataaaacatataatgtgATCAGCAATTGCATACAGAAgaactataaaatattcattctttctcataatttcaaatacaatcaGTTACATTAAATCTGCATATAGATAGCTTCACTAGAACGAGCACGCAAAATAGAAGATTTACAAAAGAAACTCGACGAAGCGGAGTTACTTCGAACGAGGTACAATCGTAAAGTGAACGTTTTAAAAGACCAAGTCAGATCCACTGGCGAAACGTTCGAACAAGAAAGAACAACTGCGGAACATCAAATTAATATGCTGAGGGACGAGCTTTCCAGAACAAAGGAAGCTCTCGCTGAATGTCAAAGGAGAGAAGCACAGTTACAAAGCTTTAGGTGAGTATACTGTGTCATAACTTTGTATTATACACCTTAATATGCGATTTTAGTCATATTTGGCAATAAAGTCccatttaaatagttaaattattcatatagattacatattaattcaagtgtatattataaaaaggaatTTTTATGTTcgataaagtataatataatgcaAAAATGGTCATAAAATTCGGGATGTTTTTATGTACGAGCCAATTGAGCTTGCAAATTTCGTCCACCCAGGGCTATTACCTTCACACGAAAACATAAGAACCGTTTACCCTTAACCTTGATGTTTTAAATCTAGAGTTTGACCGGCCTTACAAAACGTAATTGAATTGCATTGACACTTTATGGAGCCATGATTTAAACGAgaacgaaatattattaataaaataaatatgtttcgtAAATGATCATATAGACTGCGCTGAATACATGTTTATGTTCAGTCATTCAACAAATGATGTTTTACGTAATAAGGTCATGAAAACACATtaatttttcgttttaaaagTAAGATTAAGAGAAAAGACTTATGCTGATATTACAAGAACGTATGACTTATGATTACAACAGGAATTCGATCGCTAAGTTGCTGGGAATATTGGTGCCCTCGTCTGTGTCGGACTTCGAAATGGTTTCGCGGCTTCAGAAGCTGATAGACGCCCATCACGACTTCACGATTGTATCACGACGTTATGATGACCCCGCGCTGTTGCGGGCTTCGTCCAGATCTCCACCCCCTTCACGATGCAGGACACGAACACCCGATCGGTAAATATAGACATTCAAAAGCTAAAAAATAGCTTTTACTCCctgaataaaaattgaataataccTGCTTGACAATCGGTAacctaataatatattcaaaagaatTATATAACACGTTTTACATATTTTCATTCTTTTTTACGATGTTGAGAGAGAGAACTCTAAAAAAGTAGGTAATTACCTAAATACTGATGTCGATTTTAGATTTATGTTGACAAATATGtgttgacaaataaataaacacatttttgagtatataaatctatatgATAATTGTTAATGTATATGGTATacattattagttaaaaaataaaagggcTATAATTTActccaattaaattaatttataaactgcATTAGACCAAGTTTTATCACAATATTCTTCTAAATTTTCTACTAGCCTTCATTATGTTTGATATTTTCCCTAACTTTATTAGAAATCATtccaacattattttttttatataatccagGAGGCAACCTCGAAAATGATTGGATCATTTCACGCCACttgattattgtttaaatatatttctttttgtaataaataaattttaagcatcTGCTGCGTTGATACTGGCTGCTTACGtgttcaattattaattattattataaacttttaactaAGAAGAACCAATCTGGTTGACATTTCACTCTTTGATGATGACCTTCTCACTTTAATTAACCTGTCTTAATATAATGGAACATATATTATCATTACGGTTAGGACATTAGGCAAGGACTGACATATAAATTTCTGATTAAGATGATCCCATAAACAATGACTtcttttattaactattttcaCATATACTAAACACTATCTAATATCACTAAACACTTGAATAGTTGAATATCGTCGTAAGTGCATTGTTCTAGATCCTTACGCTATGATGACTCCGGATACGCCGATCCGGCTTTCGATTTGGAGGACGAGCTTTACAAAGGACGCGCGGCGTTGTGACAGtcgcgccgccgcgcccgctTCTAGCCGGAATAGGCTCGgcgaaacaatatttaaaaaagttatagacTTTACTTAACCAGAAGGTTAGGTCATTCGTAGGAGCTACGATAtagtatataatcaaaataactgGAACCATAAAAAATATCCTCGATAGTTTTAAGTTGTTTGATCTTTAGATATTTTATGAAACAAGACGATTTTTCTGCAATTTTCAATGTACgcgataaatgtatataatttaatagcattatttttattatataagttataagcGTAACTCGAAGTACTCTAACtgttataactattaatttatgtaaaaaaatatattttcaatgtcttctactaattttaataatgtttcaaCTATTTTATAATGACATCATGAGCTGTTACTTGAATTAAGTTTGTAGTAAGAAGTTTACGTTAGTTTCTTTGGTAGCATTTCTAAAATTTTACGattaatactataattttagAATAGTAACAAATTCatgtttacataattattatattaccagCGATTTCCAAAACTTTCAATTTGGATCATACATACAAGTACTTGAGCCATAAAAACGAGCCATAAAATGTATgcaaattctataataatagtaaCGTCCTCATGTCCGAATTTTGGCTTCGACGGCTGGGCTTTATATGGTTTCCCAGGAAACAAAAATCAAAACACTCCTAATTGAATTCCAGGCCATCACTGAGAAATTCTAAAACCCCCACTTAACTTTGGGTGCCTCCATACGAAGGTCATATCTGCAATGTGAAACCAGAGCCTAAAGATCTGTCTTAGAAGATAGCTATTAGATAAGAGAGGACTCtccagttttataatattagcatacgtattaatatagatttaaaatttgttaaattttttaggTTGTCGTTTAATGCatttacgatttatttaatataatcgttaAATGTATCGTTAGTTTTAATTGTggacttgaataaagtataagcTTTTTTTACTTGTAACTGCTTATTTATTAAAGCCATTTTATCCATGTGTTTTGTTGGTATCGGAAGCGATATGTTGTATtgtagtattaaatatttgtcaaattgtttatatttgtttttgttttatgttgttTTACTTATCTTTATTCTATACTATTTATCTATAGAGCATGTTTTATAAaggtaacaaaattaattttaagttgtaTGTCCTAATCCTAAGCGTCACgtgtttagaaaaaaatatactatgtaCCAAAACATATCAAATTAGTATGGATGCGTTCAATTTCAGCAAATATTTGTATGGTAGGTTTTTAAAGCAccatcttattaataaaaattagtaaacaaTCTTAGTTGTTTtggattacaataaataaattgtaattttttcgtCTTTTTATTTACACTCCTATCTAGTTTACTAgcttaattttatcaaattcttTTGTATgcattataatgtcctccagaccgatttcgcccatggcggccaatctcaagagagattagccaactcaggagatattatagtgcacaagtgtgtgcgcaaacacgagtgcactctctattccctaactctcataatccgatgggacggcaatccgactcgaccggaaagagttcaggcgcaagacggctttacgtgctttccgaggcacgggagtgtacacacttccaacttccagactccgggctgctactgagaattttcttacagaaaaactcaatgactttattggcccgacctgggaattgaacccaggacctccgggtctgcggccttatatcaagccactagaccaacgaggcagttatgcATTATGTAcagatatatcatattataataatgtgatACATCTGTATACACATGTCTTTATAATTAGGTCCTCTGttattttacaatgtttatGAGTTATTTTCTGTATCGTATTTCTACATAAGATAAAAATACTCAAGTAGATTTCAAAGAATTAGGTTTGGGTTTCGCAAATGACGTCTTTCTTAgcaattttatgaataataatgcaataaaagaaaatttattcgaaattataataattattaacacacaacattgctattttaataaaatctgtataagatattttaacaacTCATTTtagctatattataaatgtttatgactaatttacaaaataataaaaattattcaatttaatactgatgaatttttattcatgttttattaaaacttaaaaaagcaTATGTTAagatgatattaattaaataaattatttgacggTAGAACAATATAATTAGAGTACcgcaaattattatttgaatctAAAATTTTGACGACAATTGTGTGTCGTTTACAAGTCGTTctgttatttgaattaaaataatttttactatgATTTATCTAATAAGTCTTGTTATATTACTCATTAGCCCAGGTAAGTGATGCTAGTAAATAAGCtacttatgtttttaatgaCTGCATTTGTCGGTGACGATGCGTGATATACATTCCTGGTATAATAAGTTTTCATGATAAACTGTATTGTTTCTCGCTTGGGAGAaagtaatatacattattaaaatattgtcgaTATATCGATGGGATCTGACTGTTCCCTAACGGGTAGtgtaaaaaaatgcttaaaacgaATTATTGTGTCAACTACACAAAGGCCATTGGccatttcttttttaaagttGTAGATAGACTAGCAAAAGtgccaccggatggtaagtggtgacgaACACCCATAGGCATtagaattgtaaaaaatatttaccaccttgggaattaagatattatgtaatttgtgcttatatttACTAATCATTCAGACCtgaacacatcaatactaacGATAAATACAGCTGTTTAGTTGTAGAATATGTGATCGGTGGTAGGTAGAGACTAACAAACCAATCTGGACTAACTACTGCTTATATgaaatacacataaaaatacatattactatTATAGACAAAAGAATACAGTTAGCTAGTGAGTTATGTCAATACaactaatatttatgtatatatttaagttatgcCGAAACCACGATATGTAGAACTAGATGAGGATGAGCAACAATTGTTTCGGGCTGCATACGAAACTCCTTCTTACGACAACGATGAATATGAGGAAGGCGACGACATGCAACTCGGCAAGTTAGATCTTCTTAAAGATGGCTTGTGGGCTATAAAAGCTAAGATAAATGAACTAAAGATGTTTAACAAGGCTTTGGCAGCtaatttattatcaacaaaactAAAGATCAAAGAACTTATAAACCACCAAATAACCATGAAAAAACATCAACATGAAACGCCTGAAAAGAAAAAACCTATCCATAATTATCAAGtaagttgtttaaaaatataacgtttgttttctttttttattgcagATAGacaaaaatttgatttttaaaaaaaaaatcttataaaacatttattatcaaaaattttaatatatatataataataaataaatttatttagttaggatgtcatattttttaatttacaatgtaTACACGTTTTAATGTACATGTATACAGTTTTTCGTAGGCATACTATTAATAGTATtagtatactaataataataactaagcaCGTTTCTTATCAAAcaaacgtataaaaataaacttaatattatgatatagaaATAAAAGGTCAGTAAGTAAATCACTATGTTACCACGCAACTAGAGGCTGATCGGAAAACCTTCATCACTTCATACAGATATGAACAAAAAAGTCTATAGGTTTAACAGCATGTGACATTTAGGTGTAATCGAGTTATTGACGCAGCACATTCCGTATTAAATTGATGAGGCCCTAGACTACTTCTCAACAACTTTCCGAATAAGGATTTACATTGAAAGTAATCATGATTTTAAACTGTTTCAGCCTCAACCTTATCCATCGTACGAGCCGCAAATACCACAATATGGTGCACCTCAACATGCACACGATCCGTACTACGGGCATTAATGCACCACGAATGAAAAAATTGCTACGCTGGACGTTCTTCTTATGTGCTtctttatatatacaagaaatatttatcaaactgCCTTCATTCTGGTaacagaattaatttaataatattatgaaataccAATTACAATTgcctaattaaattataatcatcaatttttaagaaaaaataacgacttttatttatatggcTAACTAAAGACCTCACACGTCACAACTTTTTTAAGAAAGtgcattacataaattaaatttttaattgggAAGGTCACCAGTTGGTGTTTACTGTTGAGTGGTGTAGTTAAACGCAGCGCGCGCGCAGGGCACACGTGTACTAGAAGTGAATCGCTTTTTCT from the Nymphalis io chromosome 10, ilAglIoxx1.1, whole genome shotgun sequence genome contains:
- the LOC126771246 gene encoding coiled-coil domain-containing protein 170, producing MEEEKSKEEIEDWKIYEALRNKSPTEMEADVSNDVVTSLRSDLAALQYKRDKLISESNDLKNQMLSRDQRILEQQVEIDHLREQNARQNAIISSLKKKIQDLEEFQRNLQATQGRSDLTVQTLQRDNRYCEEKIKDLEKKIRSLELECNNEEQQKENARCQFHDLIRRLSVALDSDFCDTNHTHSPESLIIKAAELVQEITRLKNKCMNTTENLSTIEQDLRSCRDSLERANTDKDILQRQLSSQLLDIERLKQEKESLAVSNRVLERELHESREKISHCTKNLNVVTDNVNQNESMIIQLKEDLRHRDEKYQRLQTEFRNTMESIAILLSLPTRFVEAHESTIKDRIREILSDCKDKSVQLEALREKLGMESQQLGRTAHLHDQATTRVRILEDERNMLETKVHKLESELNAMEASRDNLRKDKANFVAFLERLSRTLNMDELTQDIGVELHTESIIYRAEQLARLESDKIVDKTAVVYQLQRRIRILREQLQRKDLHLDLLRRKLSVQEESSRVRAVLQAERDEAVSRSKKLARQCDKLGVQLSDARAQVRDLNAQLADAAEYKIASLERARKIEDLQKKLDEAELLRTRYNRKVNVLKDQVRSTGETFEQERTTAEHQINMLRDELSRTKEALAECQRREAQLQSFRNSIAKLLGILVPSSVSDFEMVSRLQKLIDAHHDFTIVSRRYDDPALLRASSRSPPPSRCRTRTPDRSLRYDDSGYADPAFDLEDELYKGRAAL
- the LOC126771373 gene encoding uncharacterized protein LOC126771373, encoding MIYLISLVILLISPVMPKPRYVELDEDEQQLFRAAYETPSYDNDEYEEGDDMQLGKLDLLKDGLWAIKAKINELKMFNKALAANLLSTKLKIKELINHQITMKKHQHETPEKKKPIHNYQPQPYPSYEPQIPQYGAPQHAHDPYYGH